In a single window of the Bactrocera dorsalis isolate Fly_Bdor chromosome 2, ASM2337382v1, whole genome shotgun sequence genome:
- the LOC105234182 gene encoding circadian clock-controlled protein daywake, translating into MSAKLCSLSFLLALTLQVSLVFGKHLVDKPSFLNPCDFNDNNLNTCFASNFQVLFREWKDGIPGLKSLGPLEPLSIKRLRINQSGALQINADIENLLVDGASGAKVVEASVDKNTLDVFAKLEIPQLHATGNYKVKGSVLGLNLNGQGTASFVAKNIVLSFNIKTRVRREGDLVFSEILDLKAKIRNIGDFHIDVKNLFGGQRDIEDTANDLFNQNWRELYGTLAPTLEQTLELVLKDRFTKIYSFVPANFFIINLP; encoded by the exons ATGAGTGCGAAATTGTGCAGTTTAAGTTTTCTGTTGGCGCTAACGCTACAAGTATCGCTTGTGTTCGGCAAGCATTTGGTCGACAAAC cTTCTTTTCTAAATCCCTGTGATTTCAATGACAACAACTTAAATACGTGCTTTGCGTCGAATTTCCAAGTATTATTCCGCGAATGGAAGGATG GCATTCCTGGCTTAAAGTCTTTGGGTCCTTTGGAGCCGCTATCGATTAAGCGCCTTAGGATAAATCAAAGTGGTGCACTACAAATCAATGCCGATATAGAAAACTTGCTCGTGGACGGTGCCAGTGGCGCGAAGGTGGTGGAAGCATC TGTCGACAAAAATACTTTAGATGTGTTTGCCAAACTTGAAATACCCCAATTGCATGCTACCGGCAATTACAAGGTCAAAGGCTCCGTTTTGGGTCTGAACCTCAACGGACAGGGCACAGCAAGCTTCGTAGCAA AGAACATCGTCTTGTCTTTTAACATTAAAACCAGGGTGCGCCGCGAAGGTGACTTAGTCTTCTCCGAAATCTTAGATCTTAAGGCGAAAATCCGTAATATCGGCGATTTCCACATCGATGTAAAGAATTTGTTTGGTGGCCAGCGCGATATTGAAGACACCGCCAATGATCTATTCAATCAAAACTGGCGTGAATTATATGGCACTCTAGCGCCTACATTAGAGCAAACGCTGGAATTGGTGTTGAAGGATCGCTTCACGAAAATCTACTCGTTTGTGCCAGCCAATTTCTTCATCATCAATTTGCCTTGA
- the LOC105234188 gene encoding uncharacterized protein LOC105234188, whose translation MFLNFSIVVLSVFTTILAERVFMSEKPPFFKHCTSDMADYEDCYKSNLQSMLVEYKDGIPGLPEAGAFEPIRIRHLRIEQDELSLRLYNVTVHGISTANITKIRYDPNDYSFRARVLLSELQIKTDFRAHGRLLFLPINNSGKLTLEAMAVKLSFLFTLQLQDDGNRTFADPRTVRSKIVEIGDFHLNLENFLDGNTELEGTINELLNALWRDVIEVLRPTLENAINAVALTRLKSVLNFIPANYFISDVPSAAELYADAVAN comes from the exons ATGTTTCTGAATTTCTCTATAGTCGTGCTAAGTGTTTTCACAACCATATTAGCGGAACGTGTTTTTATGTCAGAAAAAC CCCCTTTTTTCAAACACTGCACCTCCGATATGGCAGACTACGAAGACTGTTATAAGAGTAATCTGCAATCGATGCTCGTTGAATACAAAGATG GTATACCCGGGCTGCCGGAAGCAGGTGCCTTCGAACCGATACGCATACGTCACTTACGCATTGAACAAGACGAGCTGAGCTTACGGCTGTACAACGTTACAGTTCATGGCATCAGCACGGcaaatattacgaaaattcg GTATGACCCCAACGACTACAGTTTCCGTGCTCGCGTATTACTGTCTGAGCTGCAGATCAAAACGGACTTTCGCGCGCACGGACGTTTGCTCTTCCTGCCCATTAATAACAGTGGAAAATTAACGCTGGAAGCAA TGGCTGTAAAATTGTCGTTTCTCTTTACACTGCAGCTGCAGGACGATGGCAATCGAACTTTTGCCGACCCACGCACGGTGCGAAGTAAAATCGTTGAAATTGGCGATTTCCATTTGAACTTGGAGAATTTCTTGGACGGCAACACGGAGCTGGAAGGCACAATTAATGAACTGCTCAATGCACTGTGGCGCGATGTAATCGAGGTACTGCGGCCAACATTGGAAAATGCTATAAACGCTGTGGCATTGACACGATTGAAGAGTGTACTGAATTTCATACCAGCAAACTATTTCATATCGGATGTGCCGAGCGCTGCAGAGTTATATGCGGATGCCGTAGCGAATTAG